A genome region from Trichosurus vulpecula isolate mTriVul1 chromosome 5, mTriVul1.pri, whole genome shotgun sequence includes the following:
- the LOC118851564 gene encoding 60S ribosomal protein L17-like: protein MVRYSLDPENPTKSCKSRGSNLWVHFKNTRETAQAIKGMHIRKATKYLKDVTLKKQCVPFRRYNGGVGRSAQAKQWGWTQCRWPKKSAEFLLHMLKNAESNAELKGLDVDSLVIEHIQVNKAPKMPWRTYRAHVRINPYMSSPCHIEMILTEKEQIVPKPEEEVAQKKKISQKKLKKQKLMARE from the coding sequence ATGGTGAGGTACTCTCTTGATCCAGAGAACCCCACAAAATCATGCAAGTCAAGGGGTTCAAATCTCTGGGTCCACTTCAAGAACACCCGTGAAACAGCCCAAGCTATCAAGGGCATGCATATCCGAAAAGCtaccaagtatttgaaagatgtcaCATTGAAGAAACAATGTGTTCCCTTCCGTCGGTATAATGGTGGAGTTGGCAGGAGTGCCCAGGCTAAGCAGTGGGGTTGGACACAGTGTCGTTGGCCCAAAAAGAGTGCTGAATTCTTGCTGCATATGCTTAAAAATGCAGAGAGTAATGCAgaactgaagggtttggatgTGGATTCTCTTGTCATTGAGCATATCCAGGTTAACAAGGCTCCCAAAATGCCATGGCGTACTTACAGGGCTCATGTTCGAATCAACCCATACATGAGTTCTCCTTGCCATATTGAGATGATACTcactgaaaaggaacaaattgttcctaaACCAGAAGAGGaggttgctcaaaagaaaaagatatcccagaagaaactgaagaaacaaaagcttatgGCACGGGAGTAA